Proteins encoded by one window of Patescibacteria group bacterium:
- a CDS encoding KH domain-containing protein, which translates to MERDEQFVQDVVKAIVDNPDKVSTARTVDEMGVLIELTVDPADMGKIIGKEGKTAKSIRTLLRVLGAKNNARVNLKIVEPEGSDHVRKDEKSEESAEEKVEEKNDEMSDIPGDVLDEE; encoded by the coding sequence ATGGAAAGAGACGAGCAATTTGTGCAAGACGTGGTTAAGGCAATTGTTGACAATCCGGATAAGGTTTCAACTGCGAGAACTGTTGATGAAATGGGAGTCTTGATCGAGCTTACCGTTGATCCTGCTGATATGGGTAAAATTATCGGTAAAGAGGGAAAAACTGCAAAATCAATTAGAACCTTACTTCGAGTTCTCGGGGCCAAAAATAATGCAAGAGTTAACCTGAAGATTGTTGAGCCAGAGGGATCTGATCACGTAAGAAAAGACGAAAAATCTGAAGAATCTGCAGAAGAAAAAGTAGAAGAAAAAAACGATGAGATGTCTGACATTCCCGGAGATGTACTGGACGAAGAATAG
- the rpsP gene encoding 30S ribosomal protein S16: MVVIRLTRVGKKNSPAYRVVVADRRRAVKRKFIEVIGHYNPILQPKEIVIDKDRALFWMEKGAIPSDTVRNLMADLGILKKSDKINKVYGREKTKKAMKESAEAKPAAETKEAEVEGDNAVAEPAEETQESENTEMPQEEKTEPESQTEVPAETAENTETNEEVKAEDTSKE, translated from the coding sequence ATGGTAGTAATCAGATTAACCAGAGTTGGCAAGAAAAACAGTCCCGCCTACCGCGTGGTTGTGGCCGACAGAAGAAGAGCAGTTAAAAGAAAATTTATTGAAGTAATTGGACACTATAATCCAATTTTGCAGCCCAAAGAGATTGTTATTGACAAAGATCGGGCTCTTTTTTGGATGGAAAAAGGCGCAATTCCATCAGACACCGTTCGCAATTTAATGGCGGATTTGGGGATTTTGAAAAAAAGCGACAAAATAAACAAAGTATATGGCAGAGAAAAGACAAAAAAGGCCATGAAAGAAAGTGCTGAAGCCAAACCGGCAGCTGAAACAAAAGAAGCCGAAGTTGAGGGGGATAACGCAGTAGCAGAACCGGCCGAAGAAACGCAGGAATCGGAAAATACCGAAATGCCACAAGAAGAAAAAACGGAACCCGAGTCTCAAACTGAGGTCCCGGCTGAAACTGCTGAAAATACTGAGACAAATGAAGAAGTAAAAGCAGAAGATACGAGCAAGGAATAA
- the fmt gene encoding methionyl-tRNA formyltransferase, producing MKLKVFKDGEPVLREATEKVESFDMELQTLIDNMVDTMREHNGIGLAAPQVGHSKKILVCEYQTDEEDEEEGYKKFPLTILCNPKIKKASSEQCKMVEGCLSFPGMELVIKRPQKITVTGQDRYGKPIEISADNIQGRVIQHEIDHLNSTLFVDHIKEVSVVFFGTGNFGLHTLESLHRDPQYKVKAVITGSSEKLARGKKVDANNIKLLANKLKIPVIEVKTLKDDKAFKQIKSLKPDLGVVTDFGFIIPKKIFTIPKYKTLNIHPSLLPKYRGTTPIQSAILNGDHKIGVSIIKIDEGVDSGPIIAQTSIKLSGSENYQILHDYLSELGASLLLTALPYYITGDIKPVIQHEKKATYTKILKKLDGEVVPETSGVEVDRMIRAFYPWPGVYTDIKGKRIQITAAHLDKEKHLVIDRVKPAGKNEMSYDDFKNGYREELTFSE from the coding sequence ATGAAGTTAAAAGTATTTAAAGACGGAGAACCGGTATTACGAGAGGCCACTGAAAAGGTTGAGTCTTTTGATATGGAATTGCAGACATTGATTGACAATATGGTGGATACGATGCGAGAACACAATGGAATTGGCCTGGCTGCTCCACAGGTTGGACATTCAAAAAAAATTTTGGTTTGTGAATATCAAACAGATGAAGAAGACGAAGAAGAAGGTTACAAAAAATTTCCATTAACAATTTTGTGCAATCCCAAAATTAAAAAAGCTTCAAGCGAACAATGTAAAATGGTGGAGGGGTGCCTCTCTTTTCCGGGCATGGAACTGGTCATAAAGAGACCTCAGAAAATTACTGTCACTGGGCAGGATAGATATGGAAAACCGATTGAGATTAGCGCTGATAACATCCAGGGCAGAGTTATACAGCATGAAATTGATCACTTAAATTCAACACTATTTGTCGATCATATTAAGGAAGTATCGGTGGTATTTTTTGGAACTGGAAATTTTGGTCTCCATACTCTCGAAAGTTTGCATCGCGATCCACAATACAAAGTCAAGGCTGTGATAACGGGTAGCTCGGAAAAACTAGCACGAGGTAAAAAAGTTGATGCGAACAATATAAAACTACTTGCAAATAAATTAAAAATCCCTGTAATTGAGGTCAAAACACTCAAAGACGACAAGGCTTTCAAACAGATAAAATCACTTAAGCCGGATTTGGGTGTCGTGACAGATTTTGGCTTTATTATCCCAAAAAAAATATTTACAATTCCCAAGTACAAAACACTCAACATTCATCCTTCATTACTTCCGAAATACAGAGGGACAACTCCGATCCAAAGCGCAATTTTGAATGGTGACCACAAAATTGGGGTATCGATAATTAAAATTGATGAAGGCGTAGATAGCGGCCCGATTATTGCCCAGACGAGCATTAAGCTTTCGGGAAGTGAAAATTATCAGATATTGCACGATTATCTTTCTGAGCTGGGTGCTTCACTTTTATTAACAGCCTTGCCATATTATATAACTGGTGACATAAAACCAGTGATTCAGCACGAAAAAAAAGCGACTTACACCAAAATTCTTAAAAAATTAGACGGGGAAGTGGTACCGGAAACCAGTGGGGTTGAGGTTGATCGTATGATTCGAGCATTTTATCCTTGGCCAGGAGTATATACTGATATTAAGGGTAAAAGAATTCAGATAACGGCTGCCCATCTGGATAAAGAAAAGCATTTAGTTATCGATCGTGTCAAACCGGCCGGTAAGAATGAAATGAGTTATGATGATTTTAAAAATGGATACAGAGAGGAATTGACATTTTCAGAATAA
- a CDS encoding UDP-glucose 4-epimerase, whose translation MLKILVTGGAGYIGSHTVKELKNAGFDVVVLDSLETGHKESIESRAEFELCDLADKEKVRQIFKKHKPDAVIDFAAYLAVGESMEKPEKYLKNNVENFVNLLDVMSEVGCKYIIKSSTASTYGNPEDEKEIPFVEDYTERFKPEKSYLLAGKWEGADVEGEEFFQKFIAAYNSIYANRPEIALSDEELAALRIPLSIYGLSKMLDEVLLKKYDKISGIKSIVLRYFNVCGADPEGEIGEDKANPTTLMVVCILHLLGKIPELKVFGNDYKTPDGTGIRDYIHVSDIAAGHVSALNYLLKTSVSDTFNLGTSKGSTVLEVIAAVNQASGKKVAYSFVGRRSGDPAVSVANSNKAEKMFEWKAKYSLADMAKTAWNWHTSHPKGFNR comes from the coding sequence ATGCTAAAGATTTTAGTCACCGGTGGTGCCGGATATATTGGGAGTCACACTGTTAAAGAACTCAAGAATGCCGGATTTGATGTGGTTGTACTCGACAGCCTAGAGACTGGACACAAAGAATCGATTGAGTCACGAGCGGAATTTGAACTTTGTGATCTTGCCGATAAAGAAAAAGTAAGACAGATTTTCAAAAAGCACAAACCTGATGCAGTTATAGATTTTGCAGCTTATCTCGCTGTCGGCGAATCAATGGAGAAACCGGAAAAATATCTTAAAAATAACGTCGAAAATTTTGTCAATTTGCTCGATGTAATGTCTGAAGTTGGGTGTAAATATATTATCAAATCCTCGACTGCATCCACATATGGCAATCCGGAGGATGAGAAAGAAATTCCTTTTGTTGAGGATTACACTGAACGGTTTAAACCGGAAAAATCATACCTTCTTGCCGGTAAGTGGGAAGGGGCTGATGTTGAGGGTGAAGAATTCTTCCAAAAATTTATTGCCGCATATAATAGTATATACGCTAACCGGCCAGAAATTGCTCTTTCCGATGAGGAGTTGGCTGCATTGAGAATCCCACTTTCAATCTATGGCTTATCTAAAATGCTTGACGAAGTTCTTCTTAAAAAGTATGATAAAATATCTGGTATTAAATCAATTGTATTGCGTTATTTCAACGTTTGCGGCGCTGATCCGGAAGGTGAGATTGGTGAAGACAAGGCCAACCCGACAACACTCATGGTGGTTTGTATTTTACATCTTCTTGGAAAAATACCCGAGTTAAAGGTTTTCGGTAACGACTATAAGACGCCTGATGGAACTGGCATTCGAGATTATATCCATGTTTCCGATATAGCAGCTGGGCATGTGTCAGCATTGAATTATTTGCTCAAAACTTCTGTTTCTGACACATTCAATTTGGGAACTAGTAAAGGCTCGACTGTTCTTGAAGTAATTGCTGCTGTTAATCAAGCATCGGGCAAAAAAGTTGCATACAGCTTTGTTGGTCGGCGAAGCGGTGATCCGGCAGTTTCGGTCGCAAATAGCAACAAAGCTGAAAAAATGTTTGAATGGAAAGCAAAATATTCTCTAGCCGATATGGCGAAGACTGCTTGGAATTGGCACACAAGCCATCCGAAAGGATTTAATAGATGA
- the priA gene encoding primosomal protein N', translated as MIAQVVPEIRTAKEKQFYSYNIPEDFVIKIGSIVYIPFGDKKIRGVVIGLNKEKPAYKTKDIERVEEKFSLPNHYIDLAKWISSYYLCSLGESISLFMPPVISRPRMEETNVNCDIKTKTLSEEQKKIFESLKAKFADKNKKPALLYGVTGSGKTEVYIKLAEEARKSGKQIIVLVPEIILTPQTVERFSEVFGDDICLMHSGLSDSEKYYCYKNFYEGKKGIIIGPRSALLVPSKNLGLIIVDEEQEEAYKQDHAPRYHTGEVAEVLAKKTNALLVFGSATPRVESFFRADSGIYDLFELKSRYQKLIMPVAEVVDLKSEMRSGNYSPISERMQKEIAKTLSNKKQVLLFLNRRGQSTFTSCRECGEVINCSNCDIPLISYGSGKYENLRCHHCDYSISTPSKCPNCKSSKIKSFGSGVERIEAEICKLFPRARIFRVDSTTIKNKKDHKKLYRDLKDHKIDIVIGTQMLSKGFDIPGIDLVGIISADVGLHLPQFRSSEKTFRVITQVSGRSGRTHNVGRTIIQTYWPGSRAIKYAATHDYKKFYSEEINHRKKLNYPPFSHIVRIVSEDRNEKRARSEIEKITKELEISGIEFIGPGMCFFQKLNNRCRLHAIIKISKLPSEKLAAIYHKFPYVIWDVDPIDML; from the coding sequence ATGATTGCTCAAGTTGTACCAGAAATTAGAACTGCAAAAGAAAAACAATTCTACTCTTATAATATTCCAGAGGATTTTGTAATTAAAATTGGCTCAATAGTATATATTCCGTTTGGTGATAAGAAAATTCGCGGTGTTGTGATTGGTTTGAATAAGGAGAAGCCAGCATATAAAACCAAAGACATCGAAAGGGTTGAAGAAAAATTTTCATTGCCGAATCACTATATCGATCTTGCAAAATGGATTTCATCTTACTACCTTTGTTCTTTGGGTGAGTCAATTTCATTATTTATGCCACCTGTGATTAGCCGGCCCCGTATGGAAGAAACAAACGTTAATTGCGATATCAAAACAAAGACACTTTCAGAAGAACAAAAGAAAATATTTGAATCATTGAAAGCAAAATTTGCTGACAAGAATAAAAAACCAGCGCTCCTCTATGGTGTAACAGGTTCGGGAAAAACCGAAGTTTATATTAAACTGGCTGAGGAGGCTAGAAAATCAGGCAAACAAATAATTGTTTTAGTGCCAGAAATTATCTTAACCCCGCAAACGGTTGAAAGATTTTCCGAAGTTTTTGGTGACGATATTTGCCTCATGCACTCAGGACTTTCGGATTCGGAAAAATATTATTGTTATAAAAATTTTTACGAAGGCAAAAAAGGAATTATTATCGGGCCACGATCAGCGCTTTTGGTTCCATCAAAAAACCTCGGTTTAATTATTGTTGATGAGGAGCAGGAGGAGGCTTACAAGCAGGACCATGCGCCAAGATACCATACTGGAGAGGTCGCAGAGGTTCTGGCAAAAAAAACCAATGCTCTTTTAGTTTTTGGAAGCGCTACGCCAAGAGTCGAATCATTCTTTAGGGCCGATTCTGGCATATATGATCTTTTTGAGCTTAAATCGCGATATCAAAAATTGATAATGCCGGTAGCAGAAGTTGTTGATTTGAAATCTGAAATGCGGTCCGGTAATTATTCACCGATTTCAGAAAGGATGCAAAAAGAAATTGCAAAAACCCTTTCAAACAAAAAACAAGTTCTCCTGTTTTTAAACCGGCGCGGTCAATCGACATTTACCTCCTGTCGTGAATGTGGCGAGGTGATAAATTGTTCAAACTGCGATATCCCGCTGATTTCTTACGGATCAGGAAAATACGAAAATCTTCGTTGCCATCATTGTGATTATTCAATTTCAACACCGTCTAAGTGCCCAAATTGTAAAAGCTCGAAGATAAAGTCATTTGGTTCAGGAGTAGAAAGAATTGAGGCGGAAATATGCAAATTATTTCCCAGGGCCAGAATTTTTCGGGTGGATTCAACGACAATTAAAAACAAGAAAGACCATAAGAAGCTTTATCGGGATCTGAAAGATCACAAAATTGATATCGTCATCGGAACCCAGATGCTTTCGAAAGGATTTGATATTCCGGGGATAGACCTTGTCGGAATAATTTCCGCTGATGTTGGCCTGCATCTTCCGCAATTTCGTTCGAGTGAAAAGACTTTTAGAGTCATAACTCAGGTTTCCGGCCGTTCTGGCCGAACCCATAATGTCGGCCGGACGATAATTCAAACCTATTGGCCCGGGTCAAGGGCGATTAAATATGCTGCAACTCATGACTATAAAAAATTCTATTCTGAAGAAATCAATCATCGAAAAAAACTAAATTATCCTCCATTTTCACACATTGTTCGAATCGTTTCCGAGGACAGAAATGAAAAAAGAGCCCGATCTGAAATTGAAAAAATCACGAAAGAGCTAGAGATTTCTGGCATAGAATTTATCGGTCCCGGCATGTGTTTTTTTCAGAAATTAAACAACCGATGTCGGCTTCATGCCATAATAAAAATATCAAAATTACCCAGTGAAAAATTGGCCGCAATTTATCATAAATTTCCATACGTCATCTGGGACGTAGATCCGATCGATATGCTATAG
- the amrB gene encoding AmmeMemoRadiSam system protein B, which yields MIVFAAFVPHPPLLIPEIGKESLKEVKPTEEAMLELSKRFEENDIDSVLIISPHGNLNPYAMTIGMAPRFSGNFGEFNAPEISMSFPGNIELSNNILNGARKEKVPAETQNHDDGYYVLDHGVMVPLYFLTKDSAKIEIVTIGYSMLDRAAHYSFGEIIGKICEKDERRIAIIASGDLSHKHQNNFGGIDGAPEKFDNLVRNSLQKFDPEKIIYADEDMQEAAGECGYRSLLIALGAIAQKKIEPEVLSYEHPFGVGYLVVDFQVSE from the coding sequence ATGATTGTTTTCGCTGCTTTTGTTCCTCACCCACCACTCCTTATTCCGGAAATTGGCAAAGAAAGTCTAAAAGAAGTTAAGCCAACTGAAGAAGCGATGTTAGAGCTCTCAAAAAGGTTTGAAGAAAATGATATTGATTCAGTTCTAATCATTTCACCTCATGGGAATTTAAATCCATACGCGATGACTATTGGAATGGCTCCCAGGTTTTCCGGTAATTTTGGAGAATTTAATGCCCCAGAAATCTCGATGTCATTTCCCGGCAATATTGAGCTTTCAAATAATATTCTTAATGGTGCAAGAAAAGAAAAAGTGCCGGCTGAAACACAAAATCACGATGATGGTTACTATGTTTTAGACCATGGGGTTATGGTTCCGCTTTACTTTTTAACCAAAGATTCAGCAAAAATTGAAATTGTAACGATTGGATATTCGATGCTCGATCGCGCGGCCCATTATTCGTTTGGGGAAATAATCGGTAAAATTTGCGAAAAAGATGAGAGGCGCATCGCAATTATTGCTTCCGGCGATTTATCCCACAAACATCAAAACAATTTTGGCGGGATCGATGGTGCTCCGGAAAAATTTGACAATCTTGTTAGAAATAGCCTGCAAAAATTCGATCCGGAAAAAATTATCTATGCAGACGAAGATATGCAGGAGGCTGCAGGAGAGTGTGGTTATCGATCGCTTTTAATTGCGCTGGGCGCTATTGCTCAGAAAAAAATTGAACCAGAGGTCTTATCGTATGAGCATCCTTTTGGTGTTGGTTATCTGGTAGTAGACTTTCAGGTATCCGAATGA
- the der gene encoding ribosome biogenesis GTPase Der codes for MRKEAIIAIIGRPNVGKSTLFNRLIGKRKAIETPTPGTTIDRLYGDLSWQGNKYILIDTAGIAAAGKDELINAALIGVDLALEEADLIIFVVDSTTGIDPKDIEIARRLRKAKKPVVLAVNKADNVERSEKALDFRRLGFPDLVPVSAISGKGSGDLLETISDLIPKNAKKTEGNKKSDFSLAIIGRPNCGKSTLLNAIAESPKMIVSNIAGTTRDAEEHIVNYKSKKIKLTDTAGIRRKSKIPYDSIESYALLRSLRAVKESDVVVYMIDAIEGMASIDQNILGEAKELGKSIVVAVNKIDQWKNPEEEMARFLGALTNSLNFMPWVPVVFISAKEETHIREMMNQAIKAFESRFIEADNETLKEILENGKATHPELSYIKELYFERTNPPVFKAKIWKKEKLHFSHKRFLENRIRDSYGYEGSPIFIDWIKIKK; via the coding sequence ATGCGCAAAGAAGCCATTATTGCAATAATCGGACGACCAAATGTCGGCAAATCAACGCTTTTCAACCGCCTGATCGGGAAGAGAAAAGCAATTGAAACGCCTACCCCTGGCACAACAATCGATCGCCTATACGGAGATCTTTCTTGGCAAGGTAATAAGTATATACTGATCGATACTGCCGGAATTGCGGCAGCAGGAAAAGATGAACTAATAAATGCTGCTCTGATCGGAGTCGATCTTGCTCTCGAAGAAGCTGATTTAATAATATTTGTTGTCGATTCGACCACCGGCATAGATCCAAAAGATATTGAAATTGCCCGAAGATTGAGAAAAGCCAAAAAACCTGTGGTTTTGGCAGTGAACAAAGCCGACAATGTCGAGAGAAGTGAAAAAGCATTGGATTTTCGTCGTCTCGGTTTTCCTGATCTTGTACCAGTTTCAGCAATCTCCGGAAAAGGATCAGGCGACCTACTTGAGACAATTTCAGATCTTATTCCCAAAAATGCAAAAAAAACTGAAGGAAATAAAAAATCTGATTTCAGCCTGGCAATTATTGGTCGGCCAAACTGCGGTAAATCAACACTTCTAAATGCAATTGCCGAATCTCCAAAAATGATTGTTTCCAATATCGCCGGCACAACCCGCGATGCTGAAGAACATATTGTCAATTACAAAAGCAAGAAAATTAAACTCACAGATACGGCAGGAATCAGAAGGAAGAGTAAAATTCCCTACGATTCAATAGAAAGTTACGCACTCCTACGTTCTCTTCGTGCGGTCAAAGAAAGCGACGTCGTGGTTTATATGATCGATGCGATAGAAGGAATGGCATCAATAGATCAGAATATCCTGGGTGAGGCCAAAGAGCTTGGCAAATCGATTGTTGTTGCCGTAAATAAAATTGATCAATGGAAAAACCCCGAAGAAGAGATGGCAAGATTCCTCGGCGCCCTGACAAATTCACTCAATTTTATGCCCTGGGTGCCGGTAGTTTTTATCTCAGCCAAGGAAGAAACTCATATCAGAGAGATGATGAATCAAGCAATCAAAGCTTTTGAGAGCCGATTTATTGAAGCTGATAATGAAACTCTAAAAGAAATTCTAGAAAATGGAAAAGCGACTCATCCCGAGCTTTCATACATAAAGGAACTATATTTCGAGCGAACCAACCCTCCGGTTTTCAAAGCAAAAATTTGGAAAAAAGAAAAACTTCACTTCTCGCACAAGAGATTTCTTGAAAACCGCATCCGTGATTCTTACGGATACGAAGGCTCGCCAATCTTTATTGACTGGATCAAGATCAAAAAATAG
- the lepB gene encoding signal peptidase I: protein MEKKFEQNGEELNNMPIENQPARDFLYFLWDLLKTGIVVFVIAFAIRYFLIQPFVVEGSSMMPNFIDTEYLLAEKLTYSLYQPNRGDVVIFKYPKNPSVNFIKRVIGLPGETVTIENNTIKIINNDHPNGFMLDESAYLPSGTQTITGEKIYSITLRDKEYFVMGDNREHSSDSREWGVLPKTNIIGRAWLIIKPLDRFGIEHRISYVAN, encoded by the coding sequence GTGGAAAAGAAATTCGAACAAAATGGTGAAGAGCTAAATAACATGCCAATAGAAAATCAGCCAGCAAGGGATTTTTTATATTTTCTATGGGATCTTCTTAAAACCGGAATTGTTGTATTTGTTATTGCTTTCGCAATTCGGTATTTTTTGATCCAGCCTTTTGTGGTTGAGGGTAGCTCAATGATGCCAAATTTTATCGATACAGAGTATTTACTTGCTGAAAAGCTGACTTATTCCTTATATCAGCCAAATCGTGGGGATGTAGTGATTTTTAAATATCCCAAAAACCCTTCAGTCAATTTTATCAAACGGGTTATCGGACTTCCTGGTGAAACGGTTACAATAGAAAACAATACTATTAAAATTATTAATAATGACCATCCAAACGGCTTTATGTTGGACGAATCGGCTTATTTGCCATCCGGAACACAAACAATAACCGGAGAAAAAATTTACTCGATCACTTTAAGAGATAAAGAATATTTCGTCATGGGCGACAACAGAGAACATTCATCTGACTCGCGTGAATGGGGGGTTTTGCCCAAAACAAATATCATCGGTCGTGCTTGGCTCATTATCAAACCGCTTGACCGTTTTGGGATAGAGCATAGAATCTCTTACGTCGCAAATTAA
- a CDS encoding prolipoprotein diacylglyceryl transferase family protein, with amino-acid sequence MIGISLFKIGSATIYTYGAFLVIGVLLSCLAMFFMARSSGKQAAYLLDYIVYTALFGIIGARISFYIIYHSQFSSFVDIFKIWQGGLISYGGFILGIIAFILIVRSTKEKILPWLDILIVSALLGLAVGRFGSFLSGELAGIAATGSFAINGLYPVTLFEAIWNLIIFAFFFIFFMLGNSRIKSGVIAAQALAMYSLGRFFIEFYRAEDKIFIGLSISQIILIVIFAFACILFIKQISFRKKGARNA; translated from the coding sequence ATGATAGGAATTTCACTTTTTAAAATTGGTTCGGCAACCATTTATACTTACGGGGCATTCCTAGTAATAGGGGTTCTTCTTTCGTGCCTAGCGATGTTTTTCATGGCTCGCTCCTCCGGTAAGCAAGCTGCATATTTATTGGATTATATAGTATATACGGCATTATTTGGGATTATCGGAGCCAGAATTTCATTTTATATAATATACCATTCACAATTTTCAAGCTTTGTAGATATCTTCAAAATCTGGCAAGGCGGTTTAATCTCATATGGCGGCTTCATTCTCGGCATTATTGCTTTTATCCTAATCGTAAGAAGTACCAAAGAAAAAATTCTCCCTTGGCTTGATATTTTGATTGTGTCGGCACTTTTAGGCTTGGCAGTTGGAAGATTTGGATCATTTCTATCCGGTGAGCTAGCAGGAATTGCCGCAACAGGATCGTTTGCGATTAATGGCTTATATCCGGTCACTTTATTTGAAGCAATATGGAATCTGATCATTTTTGCATTTTTCTTTATTTTCTTCATGCTGGGCAACTCAAGAATAAAGAGCGGGGTTATTGCCGCTCAAGCTCTTGCCATGTATTCATTGGGCAGATTTTTTATTGAATTCTATAGGGCTGAGGATAAGATTTTTATTGGATTATCCATAAGCCAGATAATATTAATTGTAATTTTTGCATTTGCTTGTATCTTATTTATTAAACAAATTAGTTTCAGGAAAAAAGGAGCCAGGAATGCTTGA
- a CDS encoding TraR/DksA C4-type zinc finger protein, which translates to MLEKNFLEQQKKSLLAEKERLETKIKELNKFPEYGESEDDNAMEMADFESNLSIEEQLKFLLKKINDALKAIDDSTYGTCKSCGEAIEEGRLEAMPYAELCVKCYKDSKK; encoded by the coding sequence ATGCTTGAAAAAAACTTTTTGGAGCAACAAAAGAAATCCCTTCTTGCCGAGAAGGAAAGGCTTGAAACAAAAATAAAAGAACTGAACAAATTTCCGGAATATGGCGAGAGTGAGGATGACAATGCAATGGAAATGGCGGATTTTGAAAGTAATTTATCAATAGAAGAGCAATTAAAATTTTTATTGAAAAAAATAAATGATGCACTTAAAGCGATTGATGACAGCACTTATGGCACTTGCAAAAGCTGTGGCGAAGCAATAGAAGAGGGCCGGCTTGAGGCAATGCCGTATGCCGAGCTGTGTGTGAAATGTTACAAAGATTCAAAAAAATAA
- a CDS encoding signal peptidase II: protein MLQRFKKIIPYLIVAVEIVCFFLADYFAIWHADFLLNKNFIFGSFTGLLVLNIAIIILILFAFILIRRYQFGIGLILAGSISNLLDRIFYGGVIDYFRLPFRFPAFNLSDISICFGAFLIILTILFGNKLTNKTS from the coding sequence ATGTTACAAAGATTCAAAAAAATAATCCCATATCTGATAGTTGCTGTAGAAATAGTCTGCTTTTTCTTGGCAGACTATTTTGCAATCTGGCATGCAGATTTTTTACTCAATAAGAATTTTATTTTTGGCAGTTTTACCGGATTACTTGTGCTTAATATTGCAATAATTATCTTGATTCTCTTTGCTTTTATTCTCATTCGTCGGTATCAATTCGGAATTGGCTTAATTCTCGCCGGCAGTATTTCCAACCTACTCGATCGTATATTCTACGGCGGCGTGATCGATTATTTCCGCCTGCCATTTCGGTTCCCCGCTTTTAATCTCTCTGACATATCGATCTGCTTCGGGGCATTCTTGATAATTCTGACAATCCTGTTTGGAAATAAACTTACAAACAAGACTTCTTAG